The DNA sequence GACATTAAATGAAAGCATTTGTAAGgcgaaaaataataacaaaattcgAAATTGGGGAAAGAGTGTCAAAACGCTGCATaacgtttttttatgtttataaagcACTTTCGTTATGTACaaactacaaaaaatatatacttactaatttgttatgaaattgtctgttttaaaattttatgttattttaatttacaccttaaaatagcataaaattcaaccaattcgactaagggtgAAAGAAATGAGcctatcaattcttaaaatgccggcaacgcactcgcgaggtCTTATAACGTAAaggagcctcctgcccgtatgctctgttctataaaaaaaaagaagggTGAGTTTCAGAGACTTGCTAAGTATGAGTCCCGTGGGTCAAATCCttccttattattattatcttgcCCCTAGTTTCTGCTGGCTGCAGCTCAATTAGATtcctttttaatcaaaaaataGATATGCTTAGTAGCTTTGTCTTGTccttactaatattataaacgcgaaagtttgaAGGTAcggatggatgtttgttactctttcacgtaaaaactactaaaaggattttaatgaaactttaaaatgatatagcctatacatcagaataacacataggctacaatttataaagatattgtgtgaattgtccaaaatatcatgtaagtaggaaaaaatctaccatctgcgagcaATTCTAGCTTGCGCTGCCAAAACTgctagagttacacatatgtaatgtatgatggaaatgtttatcttaaatagtcctACAAATATGCTACAGTATGTCTTATGTGTAAGCCATTATAGCCAAAATAGTGAAtcataactacaataaaaaatgataatttatttcaaatgcacaATTGGTAGTATTAAATTGATTCGTAAGtgaaaatagatacttttattgctatttaaaGTGCTTAGATAAAATGTGTCGTTCACGCTACGTCAtttgtacaaatattattttaattctgcGCAAACgaagtcgcgggcaccagctagtAGGTATAACAAGTAATGGAAAATCTTACATTTCCGTCGTAGATTTTAGGCGATAACACATGacattataacaaaaaatgctACGCAGCGGCGCGAAATACTTAGTTTTGTTTTGCGCTTTTGCTTTTGCGATGTTACAACTGAAGTCGATTGCGACTCCAACAGGAGATTAACATGAATgtagaagaaaaataatttgtagattttatttgtatattcaaTTGATTCGAAATACAGTAGAATCCAGATATAACATTCAAGGGACCGGCGATACCATGTCGTACTAACCGAATGACGTACAATACGGCAGGATTATTTCTtaagtacatatatacttaacttacgaataattatgtatgtattttatttgccAAAGTTTGAATTTCCTATAGGCTCGTTTTAACCGGacgtattataattaatggtCGCTATAAGCAGTTGGCTTAAACGGGAGTCGCACTAAACGGTTATATTTTCTCATTACCTATGAAACTTGAGTAAACACTATCGTCGTTACCGCTTGGTCGTAACAAGCGAAGTCGTTGTATATGAATTCTACtgtaattgaaatttaaaaataaaacaaccaTTAATATCACAGTAATGTTACTTGGAACATCAGATCAGCTAAAGAAATATAtccacattttataattaagactGGATGTgtgaattctatttattttctatgacTGTATGTgtgaattctatttattttctatgacTGTATGTgtgaattctatttattttctatgacTGTATGTgtgaattctatttattttctatgacTGTATGTgtgaattctatttattttctatgacTGTATGTgtgaattctatttattttctatgacTGTATGTgtgaattctatttattttctatgacTGTATGTgtgaattctatttattttctatgacTGTATGTgtgaattctatttattttctatgacTGTATGTgtgaattctatttattttctatgacTGTATGTgtgaattctatttattttctatgacTGTATGTgtgaattctatttattttctatgacTGTATGTgtgaattctatttattttctatgacTGTATGTgtgaattctatttattttctatgacTGTATGTgtgaattctatttattttctatgacTGTATGTgtgaattctatttattttctatgacTGTATGTgtgaattctatttattttctatgacTGTATGTgtgaattctatttattttctatgacTGTATGTgtgaattctatttattttctatgacTGTATGTgtgaattctatttatttacaggtCACAACGTCCCTCTTTCATCAATGGAACGGAATAGCAATGCACATGATACCTGTACTGCTTGCATTCTTTCTCGGCGCCTACAGTGATAAGCGAGGCAGGAAAATCATCCTTTTAACTGGCTTACTTGGAAAATTATACTTCTCTTTAATGATCACATATATTACAACTACCTGTAagtatttttgacgtgataacgtctttaaaatcgttttagtcgggtgacatgttcagaaacttgtgtcacaccaaaatctcacgagcgcgatcgcaggtataacgagagagagacggaccgatctcccgtctcatctcgagcgctgccagtcattccgtgaatgtatgaagaaaaatgtatatcatagtcgaataagtaaacttgtcattttacacccgaaatttatcatcaaaagtgtgaataaaacgatagatgtaatttaaaatttgaaaaaattgttatcttcattaattccttacttcccaaaaacttatatcaccaataagacgttatcacgtaaacatctcgatcgtaaacctactttacaaacaaccaatatattttttatttacatttatgcTAGGTTCTTCTGTCACTTCAAGTGCCACTTTGATATAAtgaatcaatggcgctacaaacctttttaggtctgggcctcagatttctgtatatgtttcatgatcattcgttaatcttataggcaagtagatgatcttCTGTGCCtgtcacacgccgtcgactttttgggtctaagccgtgtaggtttcctcacgatgttttccttcaccgttcgattgttaaatgcacacatagaaagaaagtccattggtgcacagccggggatcgaacctacgacctcagggatgagagtcgcacgctgaagccactaggccaacactgttcgaTAATAACAATCGATTTGTGAAAGGTTTTCGTTATTCAGCCACATAGACCTTTTAAGACAGTGTTTTGCAAGTATGGGGCAAATTTGTGATTTTGCTAAATTATTATCGCCAAACCATTCACGACTTAATTTAAACAAGTGATAGACTGAGCCATTATTAAAATGCTTTTCACCGTATATGCCTTTCATACAGGACATACTAAGCGTTGAATTCAACTAAGAATTGAGATTAGAGTTAGACACCAAATTCGAAGAATAAAACCTGCTTGTAAAGAAACATTACCAATGTAGGATGTTAAAAGCTCACGGGGCTTCATACAGAGATTGAATATTAATACGAGTCTTAGAAAAATTCATGTTGTACCAGGAATACAACGGCTACATTTATTACCTGCGTTTTACCTGTCAGCATTCTCAGttctttgaatttaaattgtgcaattttatttcaaatttactGTGCTTTAGCTATATTGATACTTGACtgtttttttgacatacaaataaaaacgttaattgtattatattaaattgagACTGTTCTTGAGGTCCCCAgaagaaatgtaatttttcagaaTTCGTTAGTTAAAGTGAGTTAATCTCAGTATTACAGTTTAGTCCTTATTGACTAAGAATTTTGCTGAGTGTACTGTGCACTCTCGACTTTGAATTTTATCGTATTCTAAACCATCAATCAAACTGAAATCTAATTTTAAAGATGTTCAATACCAgattgtatttttgaagttatacttcattTGGCGCGtttaaggaaaaaattatgagagaAAATTTtgtacgatgcgcgcgcacaccctCACAATAAatcgacaccctgaagttagctataatCAACATTTTACTTTTTCTGTTGTTAGTAtcattttttctacaaacgtagaatatattttttgaaaagatcTTTATCTTGTTAtgtcaaagaagtataacttctaaggcagttttttttgttagggCTATACTAATgttagtacatatatataattttgaaaggctaataataatacgttaaaaattattttattgaatttcaaAGCGACCAGCTATTTGCTAGTTGCTGCAAGTTCTTAGTTCGAACGTCTGAACATAATATACCTTCtaagttattatttcttttttagcATGGCCTGTGGAATACGTGATATACTTTGCTGTGCTCCCAAGCGTCCTTACTGGCACCGATTTGGCAATATTTACTGGATGCTTCGCATATCTTTCCGACATTTCTTCGGTGGAAAATCGCACCTTTCGAGTTGCTATATTGGACGCGGTGTATCTAAGTACTATGCCCACTGGAATTTTTTTTGGTAAGTGCTTACTATATTATCCTTAGCATaggctttattttatttatttggcgaGTTTATATTTTGTCTACACTTTTGTTTCTCTATACCATGTTCTGTTAGTGTCCGCTCTCTTTTAGCACGGGTTGCCTTGGATAGCTTATGAGTGAAAAGGCCGCCCATTGTACAAAGTCTTTAGATTACTTGAATGAAAAATGTtgccaaatttaaattatacactATCTTATACCGTTTGAAACGTAAagctatttaaaacaaaatcagtAATAGACAATTTGATATATATGTCGCaaccaactagcttaattagcatTTCAATTAACTagagccttttaactaaacagtgCCGTtaaactagcggcctgaaagatattcagccagttgatcaaacagctaggcaaatgaTTTGAATCGATGATGTTTCATTTCTTGCCTAGGCTGttgattttacttttataataatgattggTTTTATTGAAAGTTTCGATATAAAATTTCGGCTGTATCGTGTTTTCAATTTAGTATCAATTAAcgaatttatgtttaaaaaaatggaaattgttttttattccttaaaaataaattaaaaacacaaaatcaaaatcgaaatacgtttattcaaatTAGATGCTTCTcagagcatgcttatgaatgtcaacgtttacaaaattcacgaaagagcaggactacgccatccgttcgcaaaactaccaggaggccttgttctgagaagaacgggcaagaaactcagcaagttttgccctccatttacattacaattattcaaaggaaaatgtcataaaccacaacgtccGTAACATATGTTTTCTTATTCATTTTTCAAGTGTGTCTTTATAGAAAGACGTTAATATATTCGTCTGACGTAATACAATCGAGCGTAATCGATTACCGATAAGTGGTTCAAGGAGGAGTGTTGCTTTATATTATTGTGATAAAAACATTGTCAAAATGTTTTATCAACAATATATTGTCAAAATCAGAAATACACAACTTATGGCATGATATTGACAAACGAGAAACATTTGTTTGATTTCGGTTTTTCTCAAGACCAATTACCGACACGTTACACTGtcatgaaaaaattatataacctatagaaattaaaattgtatcaaatttttcacttttaagtaaatacaGCTGTGCCCGCTTTTTCCATTGTTTTTGCATTCCCATATGTCCAGTTTTGACACAGGGATTATAAAACATATGTGCTCCTATATTTTGAAAGTTACTCGAGATATTTTTACAAGGTTAAACGATTCAcaaagaatataaattttgagATTTAAATATGGTAAACATGCACCTGCGTTGCAGCTGAAGTTTTAGTGACACAATATTGTTTCTTGTctggtattattttttattaacaagaacgaatttaaataaagggtTTATTCCGTTGTTATGATGAAAACTATCAATTTGAACATTGCGTACAATGTGATTCATCAAGACATTTCCTTTTGCGAGCTAGCGAAATGTGGAATCGACCGTTGGAGGTCCTTCCTCAAGGGCCGACAACGCACCCCCTAAATAGGGGTTCCCGTCCCGTAgcctcgtttgcccccctatccTAAAAAAAAAGACGGAAAGAAACTCGTCCCGAAatgtttagtattatttatagcaAGGAGCTGGTGTAGAGAATTCTTCCACCGTCCGCTTCTCTAGGCATTCCTGTTGCGAACTAGCGAGCTGTGGAATCGGCTGCCAGTGGAGGTCATGCCTAGGAGATACGACGTCcacctatttaaaaaaagagtattttataattaagaaattttaattccaggaaatataatattcaatcACCTTGTGAACAAATCGTTCACCGCGATGTTTGCAATAAACTCCTGTCTTATGGTACTGGCGACGTTCCATTGTATCTTCTTCCTCGAATGGCAGACCAGAAACGAGCAAATGTCGGCCAGAGAGGCGGGAGTGACCAATCCGATCAAGGATttcttcaatataaataatatcaaaaaaacaGTCGTAACTTTGACGAAGGAAAGGCCGAATAATAGAAGATTATTCCTCTGGTTCCTACTTGTGTCTATGGCGTTTTATACATTTCAAAGAGGTAAGTTTTTACTGTCCTTGTAGGTATTAAAGATTGatcttgtaaatattaataattttcacttCCTTAAGACGTAggtaatacattatttattggtaCGTCTTAAGGTAAACAAGTTCAAGGTCAAGCTTTTTTGTTATCCCTTATTTTGTAGTATCACTTAATTTCGGTAATCGCGGACACGTCGGTACATCGCTGTTTTATTTTGGTATATCATGTGTATTCTAATTTGTGGTCAAAATAAAAGAGTCTCCAAGTAATTCTGAACCGAGACAGGGCTAAGACAGAATATGACTCTTCACCTAAACGCGAGCTAACTTTCCAAACCTGTAAATCCTAAGGCCATTTGAGCGAGTTTCCCAATGAGTGGGAAAATTAACTTTTCGtagtttagtaaaaatattttcttaaaatcaTCCAAAATGGATGCCATTGCTACAGTGATTAATATggtttttgatataattttagaGAAACCTTTCATATCTATGCAGAcagatgaaattaaaataaatatattaattacaaacttAGTGTAGACCTTCAAACTACGACGTCAATGATTGTGTCACCCTGAAACACGCTAACGAAGCAACGAAGGTGGAGCAACTTTCTTCTTCCACATTAGCGTAGAAGTAACGAACTAGACCTAATTTTCTTGTATCTCTTagaattatgtatgttattagACATagattcaagtattacgtaacgcaatttttggagattattccccccccccatgtaactcgccgtaacgtttttcagtacccaagtatagcaaaacgtttcgtgaccacctagtgactctttagttactattatgtggtgtaagtcgaaaaaaatattaacagtaacgcgtaatttaatccccgccccgcatcgtaacgtttcacaaaaggaataacccccccccccatcccaaaatacgttacgttatacttgaacgctcccttacatGAATATGCCTTAAGGCCtgtattcactttgattagtGCGAGTGCAAGTGATTACGAGAAAACAAGTGTGGAAAGCGACTGATTAGTTGGCTGCGTAGTAAAGTGATTAGAagcgttttttatttttttgcaagtGAACTGCGAGTAGTGCGCGTCGCGTGCGCCCTTCCTTCCCCCTCGTGTGTGCCTGCAAAACTATTGACAactgaatttatttaacagagccactaaacaataattggaCACTACTTGCACTAATCATCGTCAATTACTAATCACTTGCACACGCactaatcaaagtgaatacaGGCCTTAACGCTAGTTCCcacatttttattagaaaaagttGTCTTAGTGGTACATCTAATCATACAAAAATCGTTTGAGATCTTAAGTATGAATGTATGAGTATGTGAATAGGTGTGTGTGCATATAACACTCTGTAATTGAGTgtgtctgtgttagtttttgaattaataaaatatcgtaacgatatttcttatttattaccttttcttattaatttcagACGAGAAGCCCGTCTTATACTTATACGCATCAAAAGTATTCAAATGGGACACAAATGATTACAGTAACTTTAAAACCTACCTGAGTACTGCCTATGTGATTTTCACCCTCTTTGGAATTCCACTGATGTCCAAAATACTTATATGGCGTGACACGGTATGTATTATAcgaaatacttaatttaataaggTGTCTTAATTATAGCAAtgcagcgaggaaatgctagCAACAAGGACACACTGCCAAAGAAACcaagagcgtaccaaatcttgaaaggccggcaacgcacccgcgagccctctggtattgtgagtgtccatgggcggcggtatcactttacatcagatgagcctccgtttgccccctgttctatgaaaaaaaaaactttaaacattgttttggGTTTCTatctatacatttttaattattattatgactatATGTTGCTTTTGACAACGTCATCTATTGTCGCGAGTTGGTATTTGCACggattatatatttgttttatatgacaATGATATTATATGCTATGtgataaaaagcttttttacAGCTTTAGAAACGTTTACTTTAACTTTTAGCTTTAGAAACTTAATTCGATTTCTATGCTTTAGTTCgcagatttttttaagaacgTACGAGGAGAAGATCATGCTATGAAACTTAGCATAGTGTGTTAATttggtattattataattataaactacATCAGTAATTATAACTACGTTTACAATATAGCTTTTgctgtgttttaatattttattacgtgAAACAAACTGTATTTCCATtgaaaaactatatatattaagaaaacaaatattgaaatagCACATCGAATTTGTTCAAAAGTCAATAGGACTATTGATTAATTAGAAGATTcttacattttcatttattcaacaagaaaaataagGCGAAATATCATATTTGTTGATATCGGATAAAGTTTTGGCATTGACAAGTGTCATTGTGCGTCATACTTGACACTTTACTACTGTAGTCTACTATACCTACATAGTATGTCAAATACTTTGAAGAACcgacataaaaaaatctattatggGCTGTAACAACAACATCAGTATCACAGCACATCTCTCAGCATCATGGTCAGCAAGAAAGCATCTG is a window from the Pieris napi chromosome Z, ilPieNapi1.2, whole genome shotgun sequence genome containing:
- the LOC125062822 gene encoding proton-coupled folate transporter isoform X2, whose translation is MRPIRPWYRHISVEPVMFFYMMAFMITNVIEQTFYLFRACTVNHGYSPEICYNISSYDTINKEVQVTTSLFHQWNGIAMHMIPVLLAFFLGAYSDKRGRKIILLTGLLGKLYFSLMITYITTTSWPVEYVIYFAVLPSVLTGTDLAIFTGCFAYLSDISSVENRTFRVAILDAVYLSTMPTGIFFGNIIFNHLVNKSFTAMFAINSCLMVLATFHCIFFLEWQTRNEQMSAREAGVTNPIKDFFNINNIKKTVVTLTKERPNNRRLFLWFLLVSMAFYTFQRDEKPVLYLYASKVFKWDTNDYSNFKTYLSTAYVIFTLFGIPLMSKILIWRDTMIVMLGAAAHMTGHLLYAQATIGSTMYMGATAAALGPCIVSLLRSMTSKVLTPAERGVAFAFLSVMENAVGMFASIVYTQIYKATLGTPYSNSIFYFTMGTQAVVFFLSLTTEILLKGHTLESQVEPDDTITETI
- the LOC125062822 gene encoding proton-coupled folate transporter isoform X1, encoding METDTSEESETVYMMRPIRPWYRHISVEPVMFFYMMAFMITNVIEQTFYLFRACTVNHGYSPEICYNISSYDTINKEVQVTTSLFHQWNGIAMHMIPVLLAFFLGAYSDKRGRKIILLTGLLGKLYFSLMITYITTTSWPVEYVIYFAVLPSVLTGTDLAIFTGCFAYLSDISSVENRTFRVAILDAVYLSTMPTGIFFGNIIFNHLVNKSFTAMFAINSCLMVLATFHCIFFLEWQTRNEQMSAREAGVTNPIKDFFNINNIKKTVVTLTKERPNNRRLFLWFLLVSMAFYTFQRDEKPVLYLYASKVFKWDTNDYSNFKTYLSTAYVIFTLFGIPLMSKILIWRDTMIVMLGAAAHMTGHLLYAQATIGSTMYMGATAAALGPCIVSLLRSMTSKVLTPAERGVAFAFLSVMENAVGMFASIVYTQIYKATLGTPYSNSIFYFTMGTQAVVFFLSLTTEILLKGHTLESQVEPDDTITETI